Proteins from one Hymenobacter gelipurpurascens genomic window:
- a CDS encoding F0F1 ATP synthase subunit B has translation MQIVTPELGLIFWQLVIFGIVLLLLRTFAWKPILASLKERESSIEGALRMADQAKLEMQQLKAGNEKLLAEARLERDRIMKEATDVSNQLIEQAKTKATEEGNRMIEHAREAIQNEKNAALAEVKNTAAKLSIDIAERILRRELTDQPAQQQLVDSYLQEVKLN, from the coding sequence ATGCAAATTGTAACGCCCGAATTAGGCCTGATTTTCTGGCAACTGGTGATTTTCGGCATCGTGCTGCTGTTGCTGCGTACGTTTGCCTGGAAGCCCATTCTTGCTTCTCTGAAAGAGCGTGAAAGCTCTATTGAAGGCGCTCTGCGCATGGCCGACCAGGCCAAGCTGGAGATGCAGCAACTGAAAGCTGGTAACGAAAAGCTACTGGCCGAAGCCCGTCTGGAGCGCGACCGGATCATGAAGGAAGCCACCGACGTTTCCAACCAGCTGATTGAGCAAGCCAAAACCAAGGCTACCGAAGAAGGTAACCGGATGATTGAGCACGCTCGCGAAGCCATTCAGAACGAGAAAAACGCAGCTTTGGCCGAGGTGAAAAACACCGCCGCTAAGCTCTCCATCGATATTGCGGAGCGCATATTGCGCCGCGAGCTAACGGACCAGCCGGCACAGCAGCAACTCGTGGACTCGTATCTGCAGGAAGTAAAACTGAACTAA
- a CDS encoding AtpZ/AtpI family protein, translated as MPTPTPTPPKPTDDGSSQDRLRSFARYSGIGVQMLATIGLSTWAGYWLDGHFQNKTPWFTLSLMLLGLFAALYNVIRSVTKNQ; from the coding sequence ATGCCAACTCCCACGCCCACACCACCTAAGCCCACCGATGACGGCTCCTCGCAGGACCGTTTGCGCAGCTTTGCCCGCTACTCTGGCATAGGAGTTCAGATGCTGGCTACTATTGGCTTGAGCACCTGGGCCGGCTACTGGCTCGATGGGCACTTCCAGAACAAAACCCCGTGGTTTACGCTGAGCTTGATGCTGCTAGGCCTGTTCGCTGCCTTATATAATGTGATTCGCTCGGTCACGAAAAACCAATAA
- the uvrC gene encoding excinuclease ABC subunit UvrC: protein MAAKDHLQEQIRQLPHRPGVYKYFDVTDTIIYVGKAIDLRKRVSSYFTKQDHNKKTQQLVKNINRIEFTIVDSESDAFLLENNLIKQHQPKYNILLKDGKTYPYLLLTNERFPRLIPTRNKKPGDGRYYGPYANVTGMNLLLELIRALYPLRTCTYNLSPQNVEAGKFKVCLEYHLGNCKGPCEGLQDEETYNQYIQQIRQILNGDLRLPKQYFREKMMQAAQEQQYELAHQLKQKLDKLDEFQSKSTIVNASLSNIDVFSIASNEKSAFINYLKVMNGSIILTQSVEVQKKLDEPDDEILTSMIMQMRQEFESQSKEILTNVATPTLPLPGVAVTQPQIGDKRKLMELSLKNVLYLRKEKESMNDRSKDLNEVRIMETIKKDLRLTELPKHIECFDNSNFQGDNPVAAMVCFRNARPSKKDYRHYHIKTVIGPNDFDSMYEVVTRRYRRLIDEGASLPQLVIVDGGKGQLGMAVKALKDLNLWGQMAVIGIAKRLEEIYVPNDPLPLYIDKKSESLRLFQRMRDEVHRFGITFHRSRRDAATLKTELTDVKGLGPVTADKLLTKFKSVKKIKELSETELVAEVGKAKARILLDYFTQSE, encoded by the coding sequence ATGGCTGCGAAAGACCATCTGCAGGAGCAAATCCGCCAACTCCCTCACCGTCCGGGCGTCTACAAGTATTTCGATGTAACCGACACCATTATCTACGTGGGGAAGGCCATTGACCTGCGCAAGCGTGTGAGCAGCTATTTCACGAAGCAAGACCACAATAAGAAGACCCAGCAACTGGTCAAGAACATCAACCGAATCGAATTCACGATAGTTGATTCTGAATCTGACGCGTTCCTGCTGGAAAACAACCTGATCAAGCAGCATCAGCCCAAATACAATATCCTGCTGAAAGATGGCAAAACGTATCCTTATTTGCTGCTGACCAATGAGCGTTTTCCACGCCTGATTCCGACCCGTAATAAGAAGCCCGGCGACGGACGCTATTATGGCCCGTATGCCAACGTAACGGGTATGAACCTGCTTTTGGAGCTGATTCGGGCACTTTATCCGCTTCGCACTTGCACCTATAACCTATCGCCTCAGAATGTGGAGGCAGGTAAGTTCAAAGTGTGCCTGGAGTACCACCTGGGCAACTGCAAAGGGCCTTGTGAAGGCCTACAGGATGAGGAAACCTATAATCAGTATATCCAGCAGATCCGGCAGATTCTGAACGGCGACTTACGCTTACCCAAGCAGTATTTCCGCGAGAAGATGATGCAGGCAGCTCAGGAACAACAGTATGAGTTGGCGCATCAGCTCAAGCAGAAACTCGACAAGCTGGACGAGTTTCAGAGCAAGAGCACAATCGTCAATGCGTCGTTGTCCAATATCGATGTGTTCAGTATTGCCTCTAATGAGAAGTCAGCCTTCATCAATTATCTCAAGGTGATGAATGGCAGTATTATTCTGACGCAATCAGTAGAAGTTCAGAAGAAACTCGATGAGCCCGATGACGAGATCCTGACTTCTATGATTATGCAGATGCGGCAGGAATTCGAAAGCCAGTCGAAGGAAATCCTGACGAATGTTGCTACGCCTACCCTGCCCTTGCCCGGCGTGGCCGTAACACAGCCTCAGATCGGTGATAAGCGCAAGCTCATGGAATTGAGCCTGAAAAACGTGCTTTATCTGCGCAAGGAGAAGGAAAGCATGAATGACCGAAGCAAGGACCTGAATGAGGTCCGGATCATGGAAACCATCAAGAAGGATTTACGCCTGACGGAGCTACCTAAGCACATAGAATGCTTTGACAACTCCAACTTCCAAGGAGATAATCCGGTAGCCGCTATGGTCTGTTTCCGCAATGCTAGGCCTAGCAAGAAGGACTACCGACATTACCACATCAAGACGGTTATCGGTCCTAACGACTTTGACTCCATGTATGAGGTTGTGACCCGCCGTTACCGCCGCCTTATTGATGAAGGGGCAAGCCTACCACAGCTCGTTATTGTGGATGGTGGCAAAGGCCAGCTTGGCATGGCGGTGAAAGCCCTGAAAGACCTTAACCTCTGGGGCCAGATGGCCGTCATCGGCATAGCGAAACGCCTGGAAGAAATCTACGTTCCCAACGACCCTTTGCCCCTGTACATAGATAAGAAAAGCGAATCGCTACGCCTTTTCCAGCGCATGCGCGACGAAGTGCACCGCTTCGGCATCACCTTCCATCGCAGCCGCCGCGATGCTGCTACCCTTAAGACCGAACTAACCGATGTAAAGGGCTTAGGGCCAGTTACAGCTGACAAGCTTCTTACAAAATTCAAGTCCGTTAAAAAGATAAAGGAGCTGTCAGAGACTGAATTAGTAGCTGAAGTGGGTAAAGCTAAAGCCCGAATTTTGCTGGATTATTTTACCCAAAGTGAATAG
- the atpB gene encoding F0F1 ATP synthase subunit A, which translates to MKRLLLALFCLISFSVYANEPTATTAEATDKEAFSPGEMILHHIGDSHEWHWFSTDNNHFTTYLPIIAFRPGQGLSVFSSRHLAEGEVHEGLKLEHEHLVSEDGSKVYDFSITKNVASLMLSAAVLLLVFTAVARGYAKRGTGAPKGIQSFFEPIVVFIRDEVAKKSIGPKYERYMPYLLTIFFFIWFNNLMGLMPGGANLTGNIAVTLTLAVLTLLITLFSSNKNYWHHIFATPGVPKLLLPIMIPVELIGIVVKPFSLMVRLFANITAGHIVTLSFISLIFIFRSLAVSPVTLAFGLFINMLELLVAILQAYIFTLLTAMYIGGAVEEHHDADYQMGGGDGAEPAHTH; encoded by the coding sequence ATGAAGCGCTTATTACTAGCACTCTTCTGTCTTATCTCGTTTTCCGTCTACGCCAACGAGCCGACGGCAACGACCGCAGAAGCCACCGACAAGGAGGCTTTCAGCCCCGGCGAGATGATTTTGCACCACATCGGCGATTCGCATGAGTGGCATTGGTTCTCGACCGACAACAATCATTTTACTACCTATCTGCCCATCATTGCCTTCCGTCCGGGTCAGGGTCTGTCGGTATTCTCTTCGCGTCATTTGGCCGAAGGTGAAGTGCATGAAGGCCTGAAGCTGGAGCACGAGCACCTCGTGTCGGAAGATGGTAGTAAGGTATACGATTTCTCCATTACCAAAAACGTAGCCTCGCTGATGCTGAGCGCTGCCGTGTTGCTGCTGGTGTTTACGGCCGTAGCCCGTGGCTATGCTAAGCGTGGCACGGGTGCCCCCAAAGGCATTCAGTCCTTCTTCGAGCCAATCGTTGTGTTCATTCGCGACGAGGTAGCCAAGAAGTCAATCGGTCCGAAGTACGAGCGCTACATGCCGTATCTGCTGACGATCTTCTTCTTTATCTGGTTTAACAACCTGATGGGCCTGATGCCCGGCGGCGCTAATCTCACCGGCAATATCGCCGTGACGCTGACGCTGGCTGTCCTGACACTGCTTATTACACTGTTCAGCTCCAATAAAAACTACTGGCACCACATCTTCGCCACTCCCGGCGTGCCGAAACTGTTGCTGCCCATCATGATTCCGGTAGAACTAATCGGTATAGTGGTGAAACCGTTTTCGCTCATGGTGCGTCTGTTTGCCAACATCACAGCAGGCCACATCGTGACGCTGAGCTTTATCTCGCTCATTTTCATTTTCCGCAGCTTGGCGGTTAGCCCCGTAACGTTGGCGTTTGGCTTGTTCATCAATATGCTGGAGCTGCTGGTAGCTATCTTGCAGGCCTACATCTTCACCCTATTGACGGCCATGTACATCGGTGGCGCAGTAGAGGAGCATCACGATGCCGACTACCAGATGGGTGGGGGCGATGGTGCCGAGCCGGCCCACACCCACTAA
- the porW gene encoding type IX secretion system periplasmic lipoprotein PorW/SprE — MLLLVGAIGCSSERRSLVGHTYDNIVARDNAYFLAREKMKATELSLLEKSRPNDYNRVLPLFPTLDEATVGRIAADMEDIIKKASLPIQHRPGSDWTDDSYVLVGKARYYKAEYEDAAKTFKYVNTTSQDPNVRHEALIWLMRTFLATKELESAAAVSDILDKEQGTPLNARELFLTRAEYYLRVGEQAKAIDQLERAISLITPKDEQSRTRYILAQLYQAQGDDKKAYAELNQILKKNPPYELDFFSKLMLGQVSDLNQTDRARIDKYFAKLLKDNKNKEYRDKIYYEMARLNYRQQRYPEALTLLQQSARTPSTNRSQKSYTYLLAGRIYYENLQRYRLAAAYYDSTVQALPKEAPEYAAIAERAATLKDFSQQLTIIETQDSLQTLARLDTATLRTRLVAYAQTEFDKRRQQAEALAARQAKEAQRELQTSTGVSTARDGQPNMDPAAFADMSTGAKWYFDNPTSLSTARSEFLRKWGDRPLQDNWRFVTQASNSPVTPQGGNVPVSIAGVGSSTVNNPGLVDQPAAATDPAAQLRGLVASYRQNLPLTDAQMQASQAQVQEALYQLGGIYNQQLREPVPAAATYEKLLTRFPKGPHTAETLYILYLIYKEKPEADKAEAYAARLRQEYANSSYARLVADPEYLRRTSLVNAQVGILVDSAFTFYKKQEFKKATAVLARANKQYPENDLNDRLAFLNTLLAIRTQPPRTAKAAVEKFYKDYPESPLAPQAASLMAMYKEYESGKITGALASMDKPVVSAFRPGEVENRMRIFYGENESPAAPAVPAPVAAPKQPVGQAGTPAEPTQAAPTTTPTPVSPVPSTDSAAVAPTKPTAPATPPIDPVKAARQAAAQARARGKKLPAQPKTPPTDTAVVTIPTPATPTQAPAAASPAAAVASSPPAAPAKPVTPFKADQNTQHMVVLVFPKGAAPLTGLPAQLEAYNARFYKASQLKVQQQAFGDAQELVLIQALPGAKVAQSYALKLRGPQSPLSKLRGAGYQTLVIGIDNMPLLLQSKDLEEYQRFYQQNYR; from the coding sequence TTGCTGTTGCTGGTGGGCGCCATTGGCTGCTCATCAGAGCGACGCTCCTTGGTAGGCCACACCTATGATAATATAGTTGCCCGCGACAATGCCTATTTCCTGGCGCGGGAAAAGATGAAGGCGACAGAGCTTTCTCTGCTGGAGAAGTCCCGCCCAAACGACTACAACCGAGTTCTTCCCTTGTTTCCGACGCTTGATGAGGCAACAGTAGGCCGAATTGCGGCCGACATGGAAGATATTATCAAGAAAGCATCCTTGCCGATTCAGCACCGGCCTGGCTCCGACTGGACTGATGACAGCTACGTATTGGTGGGGAAAGCCCGCTACTATAAGGCGGAGTACGAAGACGCAGCCAAGACTTTTAAATATGTAAACACCACCAGCCAGGATCCTAATGTCCGCCACGAGGCGCTGATTTGGCTGATGCGCACTTTTTTGGCCACCAAAGAGCTTGAAAGTGCCGCAGCGGTATCAGATATTCTGGATAAAGAACAGGGCACCCCACTGAATGCGCGGGAGCTTTTCCTGACGCGGGCCGAGTACTACTTGCGTGTCGGGGAACAAGCCAAAGCTATTGACCAACTTGAGCGTGCTATCTCGCTCATCACGCCAAAGGATGAGCAGTCGCGCACGCGCTATATCCTCGCCCAGCTATATCAAGCGCAAGGCGATGACAAGAAAGCATATGCGGAGCTGAACCAGATTCTGAAGAAGAACCCGCCTTATGAGCTGGATTTCTTTAGCAAGCTGATGCTAGGCCAGGTATCGGACCTAAATCAGACTGACCGCGCCCGCATTGACAAGTACTTTGCGAAGCTGCTTAAAGACAACAAAAACAAGGAGTACCGGGACAAGATTTATTACGAGATGGCGCGGCTGAACTACCGGCAGCAGCGCTACCCGGAGGCCTTGACGCTGCTGCAGCAGTCGGCCCGCACGCCCTCAACCAATCGGAGCCAGAAGTCTTATACCTACCTGCTAGCGGGGCGCATCTACTACGAAAACCTGCAGCGCTACCGCCTGGCTGCCGCCTACTACGACAGCACGGTACAAGCATTGCCCAAGGAAGCGCCGGAGTATGCCGCCATTGCCGAGCGGGCGGCTACGCTAAAGGATTTTTCGCAGCAGCTGACTATCATCGAGACGCAGGATAGCCTGCAGACTCTGGCTCGCTTGGATACTGCCACCCTACGAACCCGTTTAGTGGCCTACGCCCAAACAGAGTTCGATAAGCGGCGACAGCAGGCCGAAGCCTTAGCCGCCCGCCAAGCCAAGGAAGCACAGCGCGAGTTGCAGACCTCCACGGGCGTGAGTACGGCCCGCGACGGACAGCCCAACATGGATCCGGCGGCTTTTGCTGATATGAGCACGGGCGCCAAATGGTATTTCGATAACCCAACATCACTGAGCACGGCTCGCAGCGAGTTTCTGCGGAAGTGGGGCGACCGGCCGCTGCAGGATAACTGGCGCTTCGTGACACAGGCCAGCAACTCGCCCGTTACGCCGCAAGGGGGCAACGTGCCTGTCTCCATTGCGGGAGTAGGCAGCAGCACCGTCAACAATCCGGGTCTGGTAGATCAGCCAGCCGCTGCCACCGACCCCGCAGCTCAGCTTCGGGGCCTAGTAGCTAGCTATCGGCAGAACCTGCCGCTTACGGATGCCCAGATGCAGGCCTCGCAGGCTCAGGTACAGGAGGCACTCTACCAATTGGGCGGCATCTACAATCAGCAGCTACGAGAGCCTGTTCCGGCGGCAGCCACCTACGAGAAACTCCTCACTCGCTTCCCCAAAGGCCCGCATACCGCCGAGACCCTCTATATTCTTTACCTTATTTATAAGGAGAAGCCTGAGGCCGACAAAGCCGAAGCCTATGCTGCACGCCTGCGGCAGGAATACGCCAATTCCTCTTATGCACGTCTGGTAGCGGACCCGGAATACCTGCGTCGCACGTCTCTGGTTAATGCGCAGGTGGGCATTCTAGTAGATTCAGCCTTCACGTTCTATAAAAAGCAGGAGTTTAAAAAGGCTACCGCCGTGCTGGCGCGAGCCAATAAGCAGTACCCAGAAAACGACCTCAACGACCGACTTGCGTTTCTCAACACGCTGCTAGCTATCCGCACCCAGCCACCGCGCACGGCAAAAGCAGCAGTGGAGAAGTTTTACAAAGACTATCCTGAAAGCCCGCTTGCCCCACAGGCCGCTTCCTTGATGGCGATGTACAAGGAGTACGAATCGGGGAAAATTACGGGGGCACTGGCTTCCATGGACAAGCCTGTTGTTTCGGCTTTTCGCCCCGGCGAGGTTGAAAACCGGATGCGTATTTTCTATGGTGAAAATGAGTCGCCGGCCGCACCCGCAGTACCAGCGCCGGTAGCCGCTCCCAAGCAGCCCGTAGGCCAGGCTGGCACACCAGCAGAACCGACGCAGGCTGCACCCACCACAACGCCTACGCCGGTTTCACCTGTGCCCTCAACAGACTCAGCTGCTGTTGCTCCCACTAAACCAACTGCTCCAGCTACGCCCCCGATTGACCCAGTGAAAGCAGCCCGGCAAGCGGCCGCCCAGGCTCGGGCCCGCGGCAAAAAGCTACCCGCGCAGCCTAAAACGCCGCCGACGGATACAGCTGTTGTTACTATTCCTACTCCTGCTACTCCCACACAGGCTCCTGCAGCCGCTTCACCGGCTGCGGCCGTTGCCAGCTCCCCCCCGGCTGCACCCGCCAAACCAGTAACCCCATTCAAGGCAGATCAGAATACGCAGCATATGGTGGTGCTGGTATTCCCGAAAGGTGCGGCACCACTTACTGGCCTACCAGCTCAACTAGAGGCCTACAATGCTCGTTTTTACAAAGCCAGCCAACTCAAGGTGCAGCAACAGGCTTTTGGAGACGCGCAGGAATTAGTTCTGATCCAGGCTTTACCCGGCGCGAAAGTTGCGCAGAGCTATGCCCTGAAGCTGCGCGGCCCCCAATCGCCCCTGAGCAAACTGCGCGGTGCGGGTTACCAAACCCTAGTTATCGGTATTGATAACATGCCCCTCTTACTCCAATCGAAAGACTTGGAGGAATACCAGCGCTTCTATCAGCAGAACTACCGCTAG
- the atpH gene encoding ATP synthase F1 subunit delta, giving the protein MSELRVASRYAKSLIDLSEEQGTLEQVKQDMDLFNTVLNENRDLRLLLRNPIVKHDKKLAILRAVFGSKVSDLTMKFFTIITQKNRESALEYIGVEFLTQYNLLRGVQVAEVTTATPLNASTREQVSALVRQQTGLQQVTLTEKVDPALIGGFVLRVGDRLIDDSVSYRLRKLRNEFSKNPYQSQL; this is encoded by the coding sequence ATGTCTGAACTACGAGTTGCCTCCCGCTATGCCAAATCACTGATCGATTTGTCGGAGGAGCAGGGTACGCTGGAGCAGGTAAAGCAGGACATGGACTTGTTCAACACGGTGCTGAACGAGAACCGGGACCTGCGCCTCTTACTGCGTAACCCCATCGTCAAGCACGACAAGAAACTGGCTATTCTGCGCGCCGTATTCGGTAGCAAGGTGTCGGACCTCACCATGAAGTTCTTCACCATTATCACGCAGAAAAACCGTGAAAGCGCCCTGGAATACATCGGCGTGGAGTTTCTGACGCAATACAACCTGTTGCGTGGTGTGCAAGTGGCCGAAGTCACGACGGCTACGCCACTCAATGCCAGCACCCGCGAGCAGGTGTCTGCCCTGGTTCGCCAGCAGACTGGCCTACAGCAGGTCACGCTTACCGAGAAAGTTGATCCAGCGCTTATAGGCGGCTTCGTGCTGCGCGTAGGCGACCGGCTCATCGACGACTCGGTTAGTTATCGTTTGCGCAAGCTGCGCAACGAATTCTCGAAGAACCCCTACCAATCTCAACTATAA
- the atpE gene encoding ATP synthase F0 subunit C, which produces MLLSLLLQIANSAGLAVFGAAIGAGLVALGAGLGIGRIGGQAMEAIGRQPEASGKIQTAMLIVAALIEGLALFAVVVCLLISFKL; this is translated from the coding sequence ATGCTTCTTTCTCTGTTGTTGCAGATTGCTAATTCCGCTGGTCTGGCTGTTTTTGGTGCCGCTATCGGTGCTGGTCTGGTTGCTTTGGGTGCTGGCTTGGGTATTGGCCGCATCGGTGGTCAGGCTATGGAAGCCATCGGCCGTCAGCCAGAAGCTTCAGGCAAGATCCAGACTGCTATGCTGATTGTAGCTGCTCTGATTGAAGGTCTGGCGCTGTTCGCAGTAGTAGTCTGCCTGCTGATTTCGTTCAAACTCTAG
- a CDS encoding penicillin-binding protein 1A, with protein sequence MAQPATKPKSTSRKSSSPGRFTGITRTFWVLFGAGILGLILFVLAVSINFLNLFGRMPNLKTLENPKSELASEIYSADGKLMGKYFHENRTPAEYEELPQHLVDALIATEDARFEEHSGIDLKGLGRAAAGIVTMRKSGGASTLTQQVAKMLFRTREDLNDGSLNDVPGLRMIIIKTKEWIMAVRLERNYTKREILRMYLNTAEYGSNAFGITVAAKTFFNKKPADLKLEEAALLVGVVNGPSWFNPVRNPERSKRRRDWVLSQMNKYKYIDQTAYQTAVARPIKLDYKVENQNEGIAPYFRVEVSKMLKAWAKETDHDLYADGLKIYTTIDSRMQKYAESAVAEHMKLQQKWFDQQWKGQQPWRDENGKVIPNFLNSSIQRTERYKSLTNRFEGNKDSIKYYLNKKYKMKVFTWQGGEKEVLMSPMDSLAYYKRIMHSGFMAMNPLNGQVKAWVGGINFKYIKYDHVKQGKRQPGSTFKPFVYVAAIDQGYSPCYQRPDVATTFPAERGRPAYTPRNFEGSFSGRSFTLRQALARSMNSITAWLVQKLEPETIVSYAKRLGITSPIEAVPAVGFGSSDVSIYELAGAYSTFVNKGVWTSPIMVTRIEDKNGNVLRDFTPQTREALSEETAYLMTYMLRGATEEQGGTSIILKNGFKFPYEMGAKTGTTSNYSDGWFMGLTPDLVCGTWVGGEDRSVHFRTGAYGQGSRLALPIYGLFMRKVYADKSIGINMGPFPKPEKPLSIEIDCSRYYGGAQRDTIPYDQKLNQVDLNDLQDQDI encoded by the coding sequence ATGGCTCAGCCCGCCACCAAGCCCAAATCTACGTCCCGCAAGTCTAGCTCCCCAGGCCGGTTTACCGGCATTACCCGCACCTTTTGGGTATTATTCGGAGCCGGAATTCTGGGCCTGATTCTGTTCGTCTTGGCCGTTAGTATCAACTTCCTGAACCTGTTTGGGCGCATGCCCAACCTCAAAACGCTTGAGAACCCGAAAAGCGAGCTGGCCTCCGAAATCTATTCGGCCGATGGCAAGCTAATGGGCAAATACTTCCACGAGAACCGCACCCCTGCTGAATATGAGGAACTCCCCCAACACTTAGTAGATGCGCTTATTGCCACAGAAGATGCCCGCTTTGAGGAGCACTCCGGCATCGACCTGAAGGGTCTGGGCCGCGCGGCGGCTGGCATTGTAACGATGCGCAAAAGCGGTGGTGCCTCCACGCTCACCCAGCAGGTGGCCAAAATGCTATTCCGTACTCGTGAAGACCTCAACGACGGCAGCCTGAATGATGTACCTGGCCTACGGATGATTATCATCAAGACCAAGGAATGGATTATGGCCGTGCGCCTGGAGCGCAACTATACCAAGCGCGAGATTCTGCGCATGTACCTCAATACGGCCGAATATGGCTCGAATGCTTTCGGCATTACGGTAGCAGCGAAAACCTTCTTCAATAAGAAACCGGCTGATTTGAAGCTGGAGGAAGCAGCCCTGTTGGTGGGCGTGGTCAATGGCCCATCGTGGTTTAACCCAGTGCGCAACCCGGAGCGCTCCAAGCGCCGCCGCGACTGGGTGCTGAGCCAAATGAACAAGTACAAGTATATAGACCAAACCGCCTATCAGACTGCGGTGGCTAGGCCTATCAAACTTGATTACAAAGTTGAGAATCAGAACGAAGGTATTGCGCCTTACTTCCGGGTAGAGGTAAGCAAAATGCTGAAAGCATGGGCCAAGGAAACCGACCACGATCTGTACGCCGATGGCCTGAAAATCTATACCACCATCGACTCGCGCATGCAGAAATATGCAGAATCGGCGGTGGCAGAGCACATGAAGCTGCAGCAGAAGTGGTTTGATCAGCAATGGAAAGGACAGCAGCCGTGGCGCGATGAGAACGGCAAAGTCATCCCCAACTTCCTGAACAGCAGCATTCAGCGCACGGAGCGTTACAAGTCACTTACCAATCGTTTTGAGGGAAATAAAGACTCCATCAAGTACTATCTGAATAAGAAGTACAAGATGAAAGTCTTCACATGGCAGGGCGGCGAGAAGGAAGTGCTGATGTCGCCAATGGACTCACTGGCGTACTACAAGCGCATCATGCACTCGGGCTTTATGGCCATGAACCCGCTGAATGGCCAAGTGAAGGCCTGGGTAGGTGGCATCAACTTCAAGTACATCAAGTACGACCACGTGAAGCAGGGCAAACGTCAGCCTGGCTCTACCTTTAAGCCGTTTGTATATGTAGCTGCCATCGACCAAGGCTATTCACCCTGCTATCAGCGCCCCGACGTAGCCACCACCTTCCCTGCTGAGCGCGGCCGGCCGGCCTACACCCCCCGAAACTTCGAGGGCAGCTTCTCCGGTCGCTCCTTCACGCTTCGGCAGGCACTGGCACGCTCCATGAACTCCATTACGGCTTGGCTGGTGCAAAAGCTAGAGCCAGAAACCATTGTCAGCTACGCTAAGCGTTTGGGCATCACTTCACCCATCGAGGCCGTTCCGGCAGTGGGCTTTGGCTCCTCCGATGTGAGCATCTACGAGCTAGCGGGAGCCTACAGCACGTTTGTGAACAAAGGCGTCTGGACCTCTCCTATCATGGTTACGCGCATTGAAGACAAAAACGGCAACGTACTGCGCGATTTCACTCCCCAGACCCGAGAAGCGCTCAGCGAGGAAACGGCCTACCTCATGACGTATATGCTGCGCGGCGCTACCGAAGAGCAGGGCGGCACGTCAATCATCCTCAAAAACGGCTTTAAATTCCCGTATGAGATGGGCGCTAAAACCGGCACTACCAGCAACTACTCCGATGGCTGGTTTATGGGCCTGACGCCGGACTTGGTATGTGGCACTTGGGTGGGTGGCGAGGACCGGAGCGTCCACTTCCGCACGGGAGCCTACGGACAGGGTTCGCGCTTAGCGTTGCCTATCTATGGCTTGTTTATGCGCAAAGTCTACGCCGACAAAAGCATTGGCATTAATATGGGTCCTTTCCCTAAACCTGAAAAGCCACTCAGCATCGAAATCGACTGCTCACGCTACTACGGCGGGGCACAGCGCGATACAATTCCCTACGACCAAAAGCTAAACCAAGTGGACCTGAATGATCTGCAGGACCAGGACATCTAG